In a genomic window of Pseudoglutamicibacter albus:
- a CDS encoding alpha/beta hydrolase family protein, giving the protein MGFAANKKLHRTNHAGTPKWAVAGLGAGIVGTGVITGLGSLFARAVVTPSRNNPEPVKILGTGEDRVGQYIDLQSRGPEITAPGRYSLWFNNYTGHMKIGDIVPTPSRNSVRRRIISIDHGDISQATSGSIGGNYYINPADAGVQATQVYVPLTAGPAPAWLVEGTTHPETWAILIHGRGASRLETLRGLKPLSELGLTVLSMSYRNDGEGPEVNNGRYGLGATEWHDVDAAISYALSHGAQDIVLVGWSMGGAISLRTLELSRYRHRIRALALTGPAVDWFEILRYQAKINNIPYLSGRIGEWLLGQRIGKKLTGLTSPIDLNALNWVERADQITTPVLIQHSRDDRFVPYISSERLAKKNPRYVTLVPFTRAGHVREWNVDPHKWETTLKNWLQKTLRI; this is encoded by the coding sequence ATGGGATTCGCAGCTAACAAGAAACTGCACAGAACCAACCACGCCGGCACGCCTAAATGGGCTGTCGCAGGGCTAGGAGCAGGAATCGTCGGGACCGGCGTGATCACCGGTTTAGGGTCCCTCTTCGCCCGTGCAGTCGTGACTCCTTCGCGAAACAACCCAGAGCCCGTGAAGATTCTCGGCACAGGCGAGGACCGCGTCGGCCAATACATCGATCTGCAATCCCGCGGCCCAGAAATCACAGCCCCCGGCCGTTACTCCTTGTGGTTCAACAACTACACCGGGCACATGAAGATCGGGGACATCGTCCCGACGCCGTCACGCAACAGTGTGCGCCGCCGCATCATCAGCATCGACCACGGCGACATCAGCCAGGCAACCAGCGGCAGCATTGGCGGCAACTACTACATCAACCCAGCGGATGCTGGCGTGCAGGCAACGCAAGTGTACGTGCCACTCACAGCTGGCCCTGCGCCGGCGTGGCTCGTTGAGGGCACCACCCACCCGGAAACGTGGGCGATTCTGATCCACGGGCGCGGAGCATCCCGGCTTGAAACCCTGCGCGGGCTCAAACCATTGAGTGAACTTGGCCTCACGGTGCTTTCCATGAGCTACCGCAACGACGGCGAAGGCCCGGAAGTCAACAACGGCCGCTACGGCTTAGGCGCGACCGAATGGCACGATGTGGATGCGGCTATCAGCTACGCGCTCAGCCACGGCGCCCAAGACATCGTGCTTGTGGGCTGGTCGATGGGCGGAGCCATCTCGCTACGCACCCTCGAGCTGTCGCGTTACCGGCACCGCATCCGTGCGTTGGCACTGACCGGCCCTGCAGTCGACTGGTTCGAGATCCTGCGGTATCAAGCGAAGATCAACAACATCCCGTACCTCTCGGGACGGATCGGGGAGTGGCTACTAGGCCAGCGTATCGGGAAGAAGCTCACCGGCCTGACCTCACCCATCGACCTCAACGCGCTGAACTGGGTTGAACGCGCCGACCAGATCACCACTCCTGTGCTGATCCAGCATTCCCGCGACGACCGGTTTGTGCCATACATTTCATCCGAACGGCTCGCGAAAAAGAACCCACGCTACGTCACGCTCGTACCATTCACACGCGCCGGGCATGTACGCGAATGGAACGTCGACCCACACAAATGGGAAACAACACTCAAAAACTGGCTCCAGAAAACTCTCCGGATATAA
- a CDS encoding DUF3817 domain-containing protein → MTTTSPSKPVSPRLLFRTFAIAEIFTWAGLITALILRALDVANIVPFAGGIHGFVFLSYATSTVFVWVNQKWPARIGLTGVLLAVVPFATLPFDLYVDRRGLLKGGWRLAPGGEEPKGFIEHVQAWVLRHVWLAAVLLVAFVALLFVALLWLGPPVPRS, encoded by the coding sequence ATGACCACTACATCACCAAGCAAGCCTGTCAGCCCTCGCCTGCTGTTCCGCACCTTCGCCATCGCAGAAATATTCACATGGGCAGGGCTCATTACCGCGCTGATCCTTCGCGCACTCGATGTCGCCAACATCGTGCCGTTTGCCGGCGGCATCCACGGGTTCGTGTTCTTGAGCTATGCCACCTCCACTGTTTTCGTGTGGGTCAACCAAAAGTGGCCGGCCCGCATCGGCCTCACGGGTGTGTTGCTTGCAGTCGTCCCGTTCGCAACCCTGCCGTTTGACCTCTACGTAGACCGCAGGGGCCTGTTGAAGGGCGGATGGCGATTAGCGCCGGGAGGTGAGGAACCGAAAGGTTTCATCGAGCACGTTCAGGCGTGGGTTTTACGTCATGTGTGGCTCGCGGCCGTGCTGTTGGTTGCGTTCGTTGCGTTGCTGTTCGTGGCGTTGCTGTGGCTTGGACCGCCAGTGCCTCGAAGCTAA
- a CDS encoding DUF3000 domain-containing protein, translated as MGFSADTTRLRSTGVPHEFSMVLDGLKRALVRPEMTLEEIPAPKRLAPYAVALKANVAAVQGDVKDETIKGSSAVPSAETDSSSELATGRFILLFDPQGNTVWDGTMRIVTYIRAEVDGEMGNDQLAASVAWTWLVEALEEHGAPYRRAGGTATRALSENFGDLQQRPDSVNIELRASWTPGNYNVQNQLEAWCDMVCSFAGLPPLEDGITPLPNVRLT; from the coding sequence GTGGGTTTTAGCGCAGACACGACACGGTTGAGGTCAACCGGTGTTCCGCACGAATTTTCGATGGTGCTGGACGGTCTGAAGCGCGCCCTGGTTCGTCCTGAGATGACGCTCGAGGAGATCCCCGCACCTAAACGTCTAGCCCCGTACGCGGTCGCGCTCAAAGCGAATGTCGCAGCCGTTCAAGGTGACGTTAAAGACGAAACCATCAAGGGTTCAAGCGCTGTTCCAAGCGCTGAAACGGACTCTAGCTCGGAGCTTGCCACGGGCAGGTTCATTTTACTGTTTGATCCGCAAGGCAACACGGTATGGGACGGCACCATGCGCATCGTGACCTATATCCGCGCCGAAGTTGATGGCGAGATGGGTAACGATCAGCTCGCCGCCTCTGTCGCCTGGACGTGGCTGGTTGAAGCCCTCGAGGAACATGGCGCACCCTACCGCCGCGCCGGAGGGACAGCGACGCGTGCCTTAAGCGAGAACTTCGGCGATCTTCAACAGCGGCCGGACTCTGTCAACATCGAGCTTCGGGCCTCCTGGACCCCGGGGAACTACAACGTACAAAACCAGCTTGAAGCCTGGTGTGACATGGTCTGTTCGTTCGCGGGGCTCCCCCCTCTCGAAGATGGGATTACACCGCTTCCCAACGTCCGCCTTACCTAA
- the zapE gene encoding cell division protein ZapE, with protein MATIHKLTDITPNVAAEALLDGMHPSYRFGEVSFDTYIPDPSQPSQAAAVKRLQEFAETVNADAAPAKGLKKLFGKKKKAKGPAGIYLDGGFGVGKTHLLASLWHATEGKRAFGTFVEYTNLVGALTFPRAVEILKTYNLVCIDEFELDDPGDTVLMSRLMRELADAGVKLAATSNTLPGALGEGRFAAQDFQREIQVLADQFEIIRVDGEDYRHRGLRDAPEPMNGSEILAFAEERYPDAHIAEDDFGELVEHLSKVHPSRYRKLLSDTDVLVLHNVETITNQAIALRFVVFADRLYDKDVPIIASGESFDHLFTEEMMAGGYMKKYFRAVSRLTALVREGQGAES; from the coding sequence GTGGCAACCATTCACAAGTTGACCGACATCACCCCCAACGTCGCCGCAGAGGCACTTCTAGACGGAATGCATCCGTCGTATCGGTTCGGGGAGGTCTCCTTCGACACCTACATCCCCGACCCATCCCAGCCGAGCCAAGCGGCCGCGGTGAAACGTCTGCAGGAGTTCGCAGAAACCGTCAACGCGGATGCCGCACCCGCCAAGGGCCTCAAGAAGCTGTTCGGCAAGAAGAAAAAGGCGAAGGGGCCGGCGGGTATCTATCTTGACGGTGGCTTCGGTGTGGGTAAAACCCACCTTCTGGCTTCGCTGTGGCATGCCACGGAAGGCAAGCGTGCGTTCGGCACGTTCGTCGAGTACACCAACCTTGTGGGCGCGCTCACCTTCCCGCGGGCGGTTGAGATCCTCAAGACCTATAACCTTGTGTGCATCGATGAGTTTGAGCTCGATGACCCGGGCGACACCGTCTTGATGTCCCGGTTGATGCGCGAACTGGCCGATGCCGGGGTCAAGTTGGCTGCGACATCCAACACGTTGCCTGGTGCGCTGGGGGAGGGCCGCTTCGCAGCCCAGGACTTCCAGCGCGAGATCCAAGTTCTGGCGGATCAGTTCGAGATCATCCGCGTGGACGGTGAGGACTACCGCCATCGTGGCCTGCGGGACGCTCCGGAGCCAATGAATGGCAGCGAGATATTGGCCTTCGCTGAGGAACGGTACCCGGATGCGCACATCGCCGAAGACGATTTCGGCGAGCTCGTAGAGCATCTATCGAAAGTCCACCCGTCGCGTTACCGCAAGCTTCTGAGCGATACCGATGTGCTGGTACTGCACAACGTCGAGACGATTACCAACCAGGCGATCGCTCTACGGTTTGTGGTGTTCGCAGACCGCCTATACGACAAGGATGTGCCGATCATCGCCTCCGGCGAATCTTTCGATCACCTCTTCACCGAGGAAATGATGGCCGGCGGCTACATGAAGAAATACTTCCGCGCAGTTTCTCGTTTGACCGCGCTGGTTCGCGAAGGCCAGGGCGCTGAATCCTAA
- a CDS encoding sulfurtransferase — MSEVLTEEARHAQYAHPEKLVSTQWVADHLHKPGVVIVESDEDVLLYETGHIEGAVKLDWHTELNDAVTRDYLDGEAMAALLSRKGISREDTVVVYGDKSNWWAAYALWVLELFGHPDVRLMDGGRDKWVAEGRELTREVPEREATDYPVVDRDDSKLRVFLPEVLSLLGSTPLIDVRSPQEYTGERTHMPDYPEEGALRGGHIPTAASVPWSSAVGEGSVIKPRAELEALYMDQAGLKPGDDVIAYCRIGERSALTWFILKYALGFENVRNYDGSWTEWGNVVGVPIVVGEQPGTVKPGSTVRGA, encoded by the coding sequence ATGTCAGAGGTTTTAACGGAGGAAGCTCGCCACGCGCAATATGCGCACCCGGAGAAGCTGGTATCCACGCAGTGGGTCGCGGATCATCTGCATAAGCCCGGCGTTGTGATCGTGGAGTCCGATGAGGATGTTCTGCTGTATGAGACCGGACACATCGAGGGTGCGGTCAAGCTGGATTGGCATACCGAGCTTAACGATGCGGTGACCCGTGATTACCTCGATGGTGAGGCGATGGCGGCGTTGTTGAGCCGTAAGGGCATCAGTCGTGAGGACACCGTGGTGGTGTATGGCGATAAGTCCAACTGGTGGGCAGCGTATGCGCTGTGGGTTTTGGAGTTGTTTGGTCACCCGGATGTTCGCTTGATGGATGGCGGCCGCGATAAGTGGGTTGCGGAAGGCCGTGAACTGACGCGTGAGGTGCCTGAGCGTGAGGCGACGGATTATCCGGTGGTTGACCGTGATGATTCGAAGTTGCGTGTCTTCTTGCCCGAGGTTCTTTCACTGCTCGGTTCTACCCCGTTGATCGATGTCCGTTCCCCTCAGGAGTACACGGGCGAGCGCACGCACATGCCGGATTATCCGGAGGAAGGTGCGTTGCGTGGCGGCCATATTCCGACGGCGGCTTCAGTTCCGTGGTCAAGCGCAGTTGGTGAGGGTTCGGTGATCAAGCCTCGCGCTGAGCTTGAGGCGCTCTACATGGATCAGGCCGGTTTGAAACCAGGCGATGACGTGATTGCGTATTGCCGTATTGGCGAGCGTTCGGCGCTGACGTGGTTCATTTTGAAGTACGCGCTCGGCTTCGAGAATGTCCGTAACTATGACGGCTCGTGGACTGAGTGGGGCAATGTTGTGGGCGTCCCGATTGTTGTGGGTGAGCAGCCGGGTACCGTGAAGCCTGGCTCTACCGTCCGCGGCGCTTAG
- a CDS encoding SufE family protein, translated as MALPAALAEIAEDFNALPEPQRLELLLEFSDNLPELPERYQDADLEQVIECQSPVFLTVEVADDAEHTVGVFITAPPEAPTTRGFAGVLVEGLHGLPAEEVLATPDDYPSTIGLSRAVSPLRLRGMTAMLGRIKNRVRKELAHT; from the coding sequence ATGGCTTTGCCAGCTGCTTTGGCAGAGATCGCAGAGGATTTCAACGCGCTACCTGAACCGCAGCGGCTTGAGTTGCTGCTCGAGTTTTCAGATAACCTGCCCGAGCTTCCTGAGCGTTACCAAGATGCTGACCTTGAACAGGTGATTGAGTGCCAGTCCCCTGTGTTTTTGACGGTTGAGGTCGCTGATGATGCCGAGCATACGGTGGGCGTGTTCATTACGGCCCCGCCTGAGGCGCCTACTACGCGCGGTTTCGCAGGCGTGTTGGTTGAGGGCCTCCATGGGCTACCGGCTGAGGAGGTTCTTGCAACCCCGGATGATTACCCGTCAACTATCGGCTTATCGCGCGCTGTTTCACCGTTGCGTTTGCGTGGGATGACGGCGATGCTGGGGCGGATTAAGAACCGTGTGCGGAAGGAACTCGCGCACACTTGA
- the msrB gene encoding peptide-methionine (R)-S-oxide reductase MsrB, with the protein MHSFVDDPLGRGDDAWREALSREEYLVLRQAGTERPGTGAYTDDATEAVYACRGCGAELFSSDTKFDARCGWPAFYAPEDSSAIRYLVDDSLGMRRVEVRCARCDSHLGHVFEGEGFNTPTDQRYCINSICLVQKPVS; encoded by the coding sequence ATGCATTCCTTTGTTGACGATCCGTTGGGCCGCGGCGATGACGCGTGGCGTGAAGCGCTCAGCCGTGAAGAGTATCTTGTGTTGCGTCAGGCTGGCACAGAACGGCCGGGAACGGGCGCGTACACAGACGATGCCACCGAGGCGGTGTATGCGTGCCGCGGTTGCGGGGCTGAACTGTTTTCTTCGGACACGAAGTTTGATGCCCGGTGCGGTTGGCCAGCGTTCTATGCGCCGGAGGATTCTTCTGCGATCCGCTATCTGGTGGATGATTCGTTAGGGATGCGCCGCGTTGAGGTGCGGTGCGCGAGGTGTGATTCGCATTTGGGGCACGTTTTTGAGGGTGAAGGCTTCAACACCCCAACGGATCAGCGGTACTGCATCAATTCGATCTGCTTGGTTCAGAAGCCGGTCTCATGA
- a CDS encoding DUF2871 domain-containing protein yields the protein MKKLLNASLIYLIAGLTAGVFYREFTKINEFPEGQFTQLGVVHTHLLALGFMGFLIFLVVEKVFSISDSPKLFAWFFWLYNAGLVVTSAMLTWHGSLTVLGRDSSAMISGIAGLGHIAISAGLIVFVVAVRRAVTPKIDAASSTNGATIR from the coding sequence GTGAAGAAGCTGCTGAACGCATCCTTGATCTATTTGATCGCAGGCTTGACCGCCGGCGTTTTCTACCGTGAATTCACCAAGATCAACGAATTCCCAGAAGGCCAGTTCACGCAGCTTGGCGTTGTGCATACACACTTGCTCGCGCTTGGTTTCATGGGGTTTCTCATATTTCTCGTGGTCGAGAAGGTTTTCTCGATTTCTGACAGCCCCAAACTGTTCGCCTGGTTCTTCTGGCTCTACAACGCCGGTCTCGTTGTGACGTCAGCGATGCTCACCTGGCACGGCAGCCTCACCGTACTTGGCCGGGACTCTTCGGCCATGATCTCCGGCATCGCAGGCTTGGGACACATCGCCATTTCGGCCGGCCTCATCGTCTTTGTTGTGGCTGTGCGCCGCGCAGTCACACCTAAAATTGATGCTGCATCTTCCACCAACGGAGCGACCATTCGATGA
- a CDS encoding 3-hydroxyacyl-CoA dehydrogenase NAD-binding domain-containing protein translates to MRSAAPNEIVTHVEVEDHEVGGHTIALMTMVAEKEGHPATLGPAGLAKIGRAAEAQVKRAEAGEIDAIAITGTGRTFAAGADLSTIRTLSDPDDGRRLAELGHVAYDVIADADAPSFAFINGQSLGGGFETALAFKYRTVNTATRALGLPEAGLGLIPGWGGVYRFPRIVGIENGLKVMLENPLKGNRFLTGNELVEMGGAHVGFGPENFLQDSLDWAASVLDGTAPEAQRELEDPSDPEVSARWDAALKYARGLVEKATHAETRPAPTALLDALDANRSMTQKQSAELEVDTLARLMFTPAFQNTIYSFLELFQARAKRPAGVPAVEPQKISKVGVVGAGLMAAQLALVFAQKLQVPVVMTDMDEQRAQAGLDHVAGYLAKNVERGRMKEEDARAIQQLITAGTDKGVYADADFVIEAVFEEIGVKQQVFREVEKIVRPDAILATNTSSLSVKEMAEVLEHPERLVGFHFFNPVAQMPLIEIVRGPETSDQVLATAFAAAKGLGKTAVLVKDAPAFVVNRLLLLLLGLVMDAFDQGMDPHEADSALDPLGLPMSPFDLLAMVGLPVAQHVAETLNTSFPERFPLSKNLQTLIDNKITSIWSKDEKGRKFIPEEHLALLERGDASITKDQLLTTVLDALATEIRIMLDEGVVAGPQDIDLCMILGAGWPQHLGGITPFLDQSGASTRANGEAFGAWSLPASTK, encoded by the coding sequence TTGCGTTCGGCGGCCCCGAACGAAATCGTAACCCACGTTGAGGTTGAGGATCATGAGGTTGGCGGCCACACCATCGCCCTCATGACGATGGTCGCAGAGAAAGAGGGACATCCTGCAACCTTGGGGCCTGCCGGCCTAGCGAAGATCGGCCGCGCGGCCGAAGCTCAAGTCAAGCGTGCCGAAGCCGGTGAGATCGACGCGATCGCTATCACAGGTACTGGCCGCACGTTCGCTGCTGGCGCGGATCTCAGCACCATCCGCACCCTTTCGGATCCTGATGACGGACGCCGGTTAGCAGAACTCGGCCACGTGGCCTACGACGTCATCGCTGATGCCGATGCTCCAAGTTTCGCGTTCATCAACGGTCAGTCCCTGGGCGGCGGTTTCGAGACCGCTCTGGCTTTCAAGTACCGCACCGTCAACACAGCCACACGCGCGCTGGGGCTTCCGGAGGCTGGCCTCGGTTTGATTCCTGGTTGGGGTGGCGTCTATCGCTTCCCGCGCATCGTGGGTATCGAGAACGGTTTGAAGGTCATGCTCGAGAACCCGCTGAAGGGCAACCGTTTCCTTACCGGTAACGAACTTGTTGAGATGGGCGGGGCTCATGTTGGTTTTGGGCCGGAGAATTTCCTGCAGGACTCCCTGGATTGGGCGGCATCCGTTCTGGATGGCACAGCGCCTGAGGCTCAGCGCGAACTCGAGGATCCCTCTGATCCTGAGGTTTCTGCCCGTTGGGATGCAGCACTGAAGTATGCGCGCGGTCTTGTTGAGAAAGCTACGCACGCTGAAACCCGGCCTGCGCCGACCGCTCTCCTTGATGCGCTGGATGCGAACCGTTCGATGACGCAGAAGCAATCTGCTGAGCTTGAGGTGGATACGCTTGCGCGTTTGATGTTCACTCCGGCATTCCAAAACACCATCTATTCGTTCTTGGAGCTATTCCAGGCGCGCGCTAAGCGTCCGGCTGGCGTGCCGGCTGTTGAGCCTCAGAAGATTTCGAAGGTCGGCGTGGTCGGTGCGGGGCTGATGGCCGCGCAGCTTGCACTCGTGTTCGCTCAGAAGCTGCAGGTGCCTGTCGTGATGACGGACATGGATGAGCAGCGGGCCCAGGCTGGCTTGGATCATGTTGCCGGTTACCTCGCTAAGAACGTTGAACGTGGCCGGATGAAGGAAGAGGACGCTCGCGCGATCCAGCAGCTCATCACGGCTGGCACCGATAAAGGTGTTTACGCGGATGCTGATTTCGTGATTGAGGCCGTGTTTGAGGAGATCGGCGTCAAGCAGCAGGTTTTCCGTGAGGTTGAGAAGATTGTGCGCCCGGATGCGATCCTCGCAACCAACACGTCTTCGCTTTCGGTCAAAGAGATGGCCGAGGTCCTGGAGCATCCTGAGCGTCTGGTGGGTTTCCATTTCTTCAACCCTGTAGCGCAGATGCCGTTGATCGAGATTGTGCGAGGGCCTGAGACCTCGGACCAGGTTCTTGCTACCGCGTTCGCCGCCGCGAAGGGCCTCGGCAAGACTGCAGTGCTGGTCAAGGACGCACCGGCCTTCGTGGTCAACCGTCTGCTGTTGTTGCTGCTCGGTCTGGTTATGGACGCATTCGATCAGGGCATGGACCCGCACGAAGCGGATTCGGCGTTGGATCCGTTGGGCCTTCCGATGTCCCCGTTTGATCTGCTCGCGATGGTCGGTTTGCCGGTTGCTCAGCACGTAGCTGAGACGCTGAACACGAGCTTCCCTGAGCGTTTCCCGCTTTCGAAGAACCTACAGACGCTCATCGATAACAAGATCACCTCGATCTGGTCGAAGGACGAGAAGGGCCGGAAGTTCATCCCGGAAGAGCACCTGGCCTTGCTTGAACGCGGGGACGCATCGATCACCAAGGATCAACTGCTCACAACGGTGCTCGATGCGCTGGCAACTGAAATCCGCATCATGCTCGATGAAGGTGTTGTAGCTGGCCCGCAAGACATCGACTTGTGCATGATCCTAGGTGCCGGCTGGCCGCAGCACCTCGGCGGCATCACCCCGTTCCTTGACCAGTCTGGTGCGAGCACCCGCGCCAACGGTGAAGCGTTCGGCGCGTGGAGCTTACCGGCATCCACGAAGTGA
- a CDS encoding HRDC domain-containing protein, producing MKLDPPPVALLASGQFPERDPSTLPLLDSPADGIPPVISTRAALDNAVASLREGHGPVAVDAERASGFRYGQRAFLVQLRRAGAGTFLIDPEAFDDLLDVNEALADAEWILHAAHQDLPCLRELELQPNKLFDTELAARLAGLPRVGLAYVTETMLGVRLAKEHSAADWSVRPLPQDWLNYATLDVEVLIELRDQLEMLLRGQKKWEMALEEFEYERLKPGPQPKKDPWRRTHGLHQLKDKHQILAVKELWEEREKVAQNKDRAPGRLLPDSAIIAAARNLPATVPALLRTEGFRGRLASKEARRWVTAIARARNATRFPPRTARRSTMPPPRSWNDRFPDAAERYQTARWRLERDADALGMPLENLLAPATLKEISWQPPEELTLDSVSERLRELHAREWQIRRTAAVITVAFLEPEPLADAS from the coding sequence ATGAAGCTAGATCCCCCGCCGGTAGCACTTCTCGCCTCTGGTCAGTTCCCGGAGCGCGATCCTTCAACTCTCCCCCTGCTTGATTCTCCTGCAGACGGGATCCCGCCGGTGATTTCCACGCGCGCCGCATTAGATAACGCGGTAGCGAGTTTACGTGAGGGGCACGGCCCTGTAGCGGTCGATGCGGAGCGGGCGTCCGGTTTTCGTTACGGTCAGCGTGCATTCTTGGTGCAGTTGCGTAGGGCCGGTGCCGGGACGTTTTTGATTGATCCTGAAGCGTTCGATGATCTTCTGGACGTGAATGAAGCGCTGGCTGATGCCGAGTGGATTTTGCATGCTGCACATCAGGATCTGCCGTGCTTGCGTGAGCTTGAATTACAGCCGAATAAGTTATTCGATACCGAGCTGGCGGCCCGCTTGGCCGGCCTGCCTCGGGTTGGTCTGGCGTATGTCACTGAGACGATGCTGGGTGTGCGTCTAGCTAAAGAGCATTCAGCGGCGGACTGGTCGGTGCGGCCTTTGCCTCAAGATTGGCTGAATTACGCAACCCTCGATGTTGAGGTTTTGATCGAGTTGCGGGACCAGCTTGAAATGCTTCTTCGGGGTCAAAAGAAGTGGGAGATGGCGCTCGAGGAGTTCGAGTATGAACGTCTCAAACCCGGGCCTCAACCAAAGAAGGACCCGTGGCGGCGCACCCACGGTTTGCATCAGCTGAAAGATAAGCACCAGATCCTAGCGGTTAAGGAACTGTGGGAAGAACGCGAGAAGGTTGCGCAAAATAAGGACCGCGCGCCTGGCCGTCTGTTACCGGATTCTGCGATTATCGCTGCGGCGCGGAACCTCCCGGCGACCGTTCCGGCACTGTTGCGCACTGAGGGTTTCCGCGGCCGGCTAGCCTCAAAGGAAGCCCGCCGCTGGGTCACAGCTATTGCTCGTGCTCGGAACGCAACCCGTTTCCCTCCCCGGACTGCGCGACGCTCAACGATGCCTCCCCCACGCTCCTGGAATGACCGCTTCCCTGATGCCGCCGAGCGCTACCAGACCGCGCGCTGGCGTTTGGAACGCGACGCCGATGCGCTAGGGATGCCGCTCGAGAACCTGCTGGCACCCGCTACTTTGAAAGAAATCTCGTGGCAGCCGCCCGAGGAGCTCACCCTTGATTCGGTGAGCGAACGATTGCGTGAGCTGCACGCCCGCGAATGGCAGATCCGCCGCACAGCCGCCGTGATCACGGTTGCGTTCTTGGAACCTGAACCGCTTGCGGACGCGTCATAA
- a CDS encoding ATP-binding cassette domain-containing protein codes for MLDQDSILFSTRGLQKRHGSKDALVDINLDIARGEIIGLVGQNGAGKSTLLNVIGGAYKADEGEMILAGEPYNPDSREAALAAGVSAIPQDFTVDPELTVAEEIFATSFQASAPYEEKVKQAQELLEADGINIDPNARLGDLARAEQVCVRLLRLSFEESHLLLLDEITAVSNDLEISVLHAITNRLTKQGRSVVYISHRLDEVQSLSDRIVIIRDGRIFGELEPSESGGAPGIANAIFMREFAPVERPTELADPEPLFEIEAFEAKGVNPVTLTVNRGEVLGITGMRRSGHIELGAAIGGLNPSTGGTLRLNGNEISIQSTEDATKNGIAYLHDEDNARGITKDDTMASATMQPMEGTSFVEEAKRFREVVATMQRLDISAVGPHESIGNLSGGDQQKVALAKWLQADADVVVLSHPTRGVDVASREVVYEMISEITGHGGAVILISSDMTEVLDNSNRVAVMRDGDLIDVYPNAGLTEDMLVMIALGSQWKTGGSGRRAVSPNGNDS; via the coding sequence ATGCTCGACCAGGACTCCATCCTCTTTTCAACTCGCGGCCTCCAAAAGCGCCACGGCTCCAAGGACGCGCTTGTCGATATCAACCTCGACATCGCACGCGGCGAGATCATCGGCCTGGTGGGCCAGAACGGTGCCGGAAAGTCAACGTTGCTCAACGTCATTGGCGGCGCCTACAAGGCTGACGAGGGCGAAATGATCCTCGCGGGGGAGCCGTACAACCCCGATTCACGTGAGGCAGCCTTGGCCGCTGGAGTCAGTGCAATCCCGCAAGATTTCACAGTCGACCCAGAGCTCACGGTGGCCGAGGAGATCTTCGCCACCTCGTTCCAAGCCAGCGCTCCGTATGAAGAAAAAGTCAAGCAGGCTCAAGAACTGCTCGAAGCCGACGGGATCAACATCGACCCTAACGCGCGTCTAGGCGACCTCGCACGCGCTGAACAGGTCTGCGTGCGGTTGCTCCGCCTCTCCTTCGAAGAGTCTCACCTGCTGCTTCTGGACGAGATCACCGCGGTCTCCAATGACCTCGAGATCTCTGTGTTGCACGCCATCACCAACCGCCTGACCAAACAAGGCCGTTCTGTCGTCTACATTTCCCACCGTCTGGATGAGGTGCAGTCCCTCAGCGACCGCATCGTCATCATTCGTGACGGACGAATCTTCGGCGAACTCGAGCCAAGCGAATCCGGTGGCGCGCCCGGCATCGCCAACGCGATCTTCATGCGCGAGTTCGCCCCAGTTGAGCGGCCTACGGAGCTTGCAGATCCCGAGCCGCTGTTCGAGATCGAGGCGTTTGAAGCAAAGGGCGTCAACCCTGTCACGCTCACGGTCAACCGCGGCGAAGTTCTCGGCATCACGGGTATGCGCCGTTCCGGCCACATCGAACTCGGCGCGGCCATCGGCGGCCTCAACCCGTCGACCGGTGGAACGTTGCGACTCAACGGCAACGAGATCAGCATTCAGTCAACGGAGGATGCCACCAAGAACGGCATCGCCTACCTGCACGACGAAGACAACGCTCGCGGCATCACCAAGGATGACACGATGGCGAGCGCCACGATGCAGCCGATGGAAGGCACCTCTTTCGTTGAGGAAGCTAAGCGTTTCCGTGAAGTTGTGGCAACCATGCAGCGCCTCGACATCAGCGCGGTCGGCCCACACGAATCGATCGGTAACCTCTCCGGCGGTGACCAGCAGAAGGTAGCGCTGGCGAAGTGGCTGCAGGCTGACGCCGATGTTGTTGTGCTCAGCCACCCGACCCGCGGTGTTGACGTTGCCTCGCGTGAAGTGGTTTACGAAATGATTAGCGAAATCACCGGCCACGGTGGCGCTGTCATCCTGATCTCGAGCGACATGACCGAGGTGCTCGATAACTCGAACCGCGTAGCTGTCATGCGTGACGGTGACCTCATCGACGTGTACCCGAACGCGGGGCTCACGGAGGACATGCTGGTCATGATCGCTCTTGGCAGCCAGTGGAAGACGGGTGGCTCTGGCCGCCGTGCAGTATCGCCGAACGGCAACGATAGCTAG